A genomic region of Leptolyngbya sp. NIES-2104 contains the following coding sequences:
- a CDS encoding VOC family protein: protein MLSTPPAVSLAGLLSEVHHLALNVKDMQASRYFYGTVLGLHELTGAEVPETLKNEVAAGKVANFRTPDGTIIDLFWEPDLTPPDPDPKKGFTRMNHFAFGIAPELFDRAVEVLHHYDVLIDHGPVTRPTGRGIYFYDPDGFLLEIRCNPAP, encoded by the coding sequence ATGCTTTCAACTCCTCCCGCTGTCTCTCTTGCAGGTCTTTTATCCGAAGTGCATCACCTGGCATTGAATGTCAAAGATATGCAGGCTTCGCGCTATTTCTACGGTACTGTCTTGGGTCTGCATGAATTGACGGGCGCAGAAGTCCCCGAAACGCTGAAAAATGAGGTTGCTGCGGGAAAAGTTGCAAACTTCAGAACACCCGATGGCACGATTATCGACTTATTTTGGGAGCCAGATTTAACCCCGCCTGATCCTGACCCCAAGAAAGGCTTTACGCGGATGAATCATTTTGCGTTTGGGATTGCGCCGGAATTGTTCGATCGAGCCGTTGAAGTCCTCCATCATTACGATGTGTTAATTGATCACGGTCCCGTGACTCGCCCCACAGGTCGCGGCATTTACTTCTATGATCCGGACGGTTTTCTATTAGAAATCCGCTGCAATCCTGCACCATAG
- a CDS encoding DUF3288 family protein: MAQEQKDQEHPLWKSDREIVDGLLTGEATDWNLAELARLRIRYNGFPGARDIKADLDKVLQQWSLSEDALFEKTRQIHAESQPYKGRGAKRDDWS; this comes from the coding sequence ATGGCACAAGAGCAAAAAGATCAAGAACACCCCTTGTGGAAAAGCGATCGAGAAATCGTAGACGGCTTACTCACAGGTGAAGCCACCGATTGGAATCTCGCAGAACTGGCGCGGCTTCGGATTCGGTACAACGGATTTCCGGGTGCACGAGATATCAAAGCCGATTTAGACAAAGTACTTCAGCAGTGGAGTTTATCTGAGGATGCTTTGTTTGAAAAAACTCGACAGATTCATGCGGAATCTCAACCCTATAAAGGACGAGGCGCAAAGCGAGACGATTGGAGCTAA
- a CDS encoding pyridoxal phosphate-dependent aminotransferase: MNFNRLPARMQAVQSPIIPIVGELIRQHPGTISLGQGVVNYPPPQSAIDQITTFLSNPNHHKYQAVEGIPDLKNAIAHKLMIENKLDLSDREIVVTAGSNMAFLNVVLAITDPGDEIILQTPFYFNHEMAIEIASCRAVLVPTDENYQLQPNLIRAAITDRTRAIITISPNNPTGAVYSESALREVNQMCCDSNCFHITDEAYEYFTYGVDHFSAASIADSANHTISIFSLSKAYGFASWRIGYMMIPSFLLESVQKIQDTNVICPSVIAQFAAVGALEAGRSYCEEKLNAIAQVREIVLDELQTIRHLCTVPQTDGAFYFLLKVHTEMDTMELVKQLIQDHRVAVLPGFTFGLENGCYLRVGYGALEKETAIAGIQRLVTGLKTIVETR, encoded by the coding sequence ATGAATTTCAATCGTCTTCCGGCTCGAATGCAAGCGGTTCAGTCCCCGATTATTCCGATCGTCGGTGAACTGATTCGCCAACATCCAGGAACAATCTCGCTCGGTCAAGGTGTGGTGAACTATCCGCCGCCTCAAAGCGCGATCGACCAAATCACAACGTTTCTCAGCAATCCGAATCATCATAAATATCAAGCGGTTGAAGGAATTCCGGATTTAAAGAATGCGATCGCTCACAAGCTGATGATCGAAAACAAACTCGATTTAAGCGATCGCGAGATCGTTGTCACCGCAGGCAGCAATATGGCTTTCTTGAATGTGGTGTTAGCGATTACTGATCCGGGAGATGAAATCATTTTGCAAACGCCGTTTTACTTTAATCATGAAATGGCGATCGAGATTGCAAGCTGTCGAGCCGTTTTAGTTCCAACTGATGAAAATTATCAGCTTCAACCGAATTTAATTCGGGCTGCAATCACGGATCGAACTCGTGCGATCATTACAATTTCCCCAAATAATCCCACAGGTGCAGTGTATTCCGAATCAGCCTTGCGCGAAGTGAATCAAATGTGTTGCGACTCTAATTGCTTTCACATTACCGATGAAGCTTACGAATATTTCACCTATGGCGTTGATCATTTCTCGGCTGCCAGCATTGCCGATAGTGCTAACCATACGATTTCGATCTTTAGTCTGTCTAAAGCGTATGGCTTTGCGAGTTGGCGAATCGGATACATGATGATTCCGTCGTTTTTGCTCGAATCGGTGCAGAAAATTCAGGATACGAATGTGATTTGTCCATCGGTGATCGCTCAGTTTGCAGCCGTTGGAGCATTAGAAGCAGGACGATCGTACTGTGAGGAAAAATTAAATGCGATCGCCCAAGTTCGAGAAATTGTCTTAGACGAACTTCAAACCATTCGCCATCTCTGCACGGTTCCACAAACCGATGGCGCGTTCTATTTTTTGCTGAAAGTTCATACCGAGATGGACACGATGGAACTGGTGAAACAATTGATTCAAGACCATCGAGTGGCAGTCCTTCCGGGTTTCACCTTTGGTTTAGAGAATGGCTGTTACTTGCGGGTGGGCTATGGGGCGTTAGAGAAAGAGACTGCGATCGCAGGAATTCAACGCCTGGTCACTGGATTGAAAACGATCGTCGAGACACGCTAA
- a CDS encoding DUF952 domain-containing protein, with amino-acid sequence MILHITERERVPRSGDYRADSLDTEGFIHCSTPDQVVWVANQFYRGKSGLVLLVIDVDRVRAEVKYEPVEGVGDFPHIYGALNADAIVNVIDFPPNSDGSFILPNQLLT; translated from the coding sequence ATGATTCTGCACATCACTGAGCGCGAACGTGTTCCCCGCTCTGGAGACTACCGAGCAGATTCACTCGATACAGAAGGCTTCATTCACTGCTCAACACCAGATCAGGTCGTTTGGGTGGCGAATCAGTTTTATCGTGGAAAATCGGGTCTTGTGCTGCTGGTGATCGATGTCGATCGCGTTCGCGCAGAAGTGAAATACGAACCTGTCGAGGGAGTGGGCGACTTTCCTCATATTTACGGTGCGTTAAATGCAGATGCGATCGTTAACGTGATCGATTTTCCGCCAAATTCTGATGGATCGTTTATATTGCCAAATCAGTTGTTAACTTAA
- a CDS encoding ABC-F family ATP-binding cassette domain-containing protein — translation MLRLEHVSKIYSTGEVLKDVNWEVKPGDRIGLVGVNGAGKSTQLKIIAGEIEPTDGEVIRPSSLHIAYLTQEFEVDPTRTVREEFWRAFKEANEVHEALSEVHRAMETATPEELDKLLTKMDKLQRKYEAMDGYGLETRIEKILPEMGFDSDDGDRLVSAFSGGWQMRMSLGKILLQSPDLLLLDEPTNHLDLETIEWLENYLKELTTPMVIVSHDREFLDRLCTQIVETERGISATYLGNYSAYLQQKQEQRDAQMSAFERQQKELEKQQAFVERFRASATRSTQAKSREKQLDKVERIEAPDSDVRTLHFRFPPAPRSGREVVIIEDLTHMYGDKILFLGAELLIERGDHVAILGPNGAGKSTLLHLMTGSEQPTEGTVKLGDHNVIPSYFEQNQAEALDLNKTVIDTIHDEVPDWKNEEVRTHLGRFLFSGDTVFKKVESLSGGEKARLALAKMLLQPANLLILDEPTNHLDIPAKEMLEEAIQNYDGSVVIVSHDRYFISQTANKIVEIRDGELRLYRGDYHYYLDKTAEEREKAKLAAIEAEKAEKVAEKRAKQKTKEKEKKAQKSA, via the coding sequence ATGTTGCGACTCGAACACGTCAGCAAAATTTATTCGACTGGCGAAGTTCTCAAAGATGTGAACTGGGAAGTGAAACCCGGCGATCGGATCGGCTTGGTTGGTGTGAACGGTGCAGGCAAGTCCACGCAGTTGAAAATCATTGCGGGCGAAATTGAACCGACCGATGGCGAAGTGATTCGTCCTTCGAGTCTGCACATCGCTTATCTAACGCAAGAATTTGAGGTTGATCCGACTCGAACCGTTCGAGAAGAGTTTTGGCGAGCATTCAAAGAAGCGAATGAAGTGCATGAAGCGCTGTCTGAAGTGCATCGCGCCATGGAAACCGCAACGCCAGAAGAATTAGATAAGCTGCTAACCAAGATGGATAAGTTACAGCGAAAATACGAGGCGATGGACGGTTACGGGCTGGAAACGCGGATCGAGAAGATTCTGCCTGAGATGGGATTCGATTCCGATGATGGCGATCGATTAGTCAGCGCGTTCAGCGGCGGCTGGCAAATGCGGATGAGTTTAGGCAAGATCTTGCTGCAATCTCCAGATCTGTTGCTGCTCGACGAGCCGACGAACCATTTAGATCTAGAAACGATCGAATGGTTGGAGAACTATCTGAAGGAATTGACAACACCGATGGTGATTGTGTCGCACGATCGTGAATTCCTCGATCGACTTTGCACCCAGATTGTTGAAACCGAACGGGGCATATCAGCGACGTATTTGGGCAACTATTCCGCTTACTTGCAGCAGAAACAAGAACAGCGAGATGCTCAGATGAGTGCATTTGAGCGGCAGCAGAAAGAACTTGAGAAACAGCAGGCATTTGTCGAGCGATTCCGAGCCAGCGCGACCCGAAGCACCCAAGCAAAGAGCCGCGAGAAGCAATTAGACAAAGTTGAACGGATCGAAGCTCCGGATTCGGATGTGAGAACGCTGCATTTCCGATTTCCACCTGCGCCTAGAAGTGGTCGTGAGGTTGTAATCATTGAAGATCTCACACACATGTACGGCGACAAAATTCTGTTTCTGGGTGCAGAACTGTTAATTGAGCGCGGGGATCATGTTGCGATTTTAGGACCGAATGGAGCCGGAAAATCGACCTTACTTCACCTGATGACCGGGAGCGAACAGCCGACAGAAGGCACCGTTAAGTTAGGGGATCATAACGTAATTCCGAGCTATTTCGAGCAGAATCAAGCCGAAGCGCTCGACCTAAATAAAACGGTCATTGATACAATTCACGATGAGGTTCCGGACTGGAAAAACGAAGAAGTTCGGACACATTTAGGACGATTTTTGTTCAGTGGTGATACCGTTTTCAAGAAAGTAGAATCGCTGAGCGGAGGCGAGAAAGCGAGATTGGCACTCGCGAAAATGCTGCTTCAACCCGCAAATTTACTCATTCTCGATGAGCCGACCAATCATTTAGATATTCCCGCCAAAGAAATGCTCGAAGAAGCAATTCAGAACTATGACGGTAGCGTCGTGATTGTGTCGCACGATCGCTATTTTATTTCGCAAACCGCAAACAAAATCGTCGAAATCCGTGACGGTGAACTCCGCTTGTATCGGGGTGATTACCACTATTACCTAGACAAAACGGCGGAAGAGAGAGAAAAAGCAAAACTTGCCGCGATCGAGGCAGAGAAAGCCGAAAAAGTCGCAGAAAAACGCGCCAAACAAAAAACCAAAGAAAAGGAAAAGAAAGCTCAAAAAAGCGCGTAA
- a CDS encoding cadmium resistance transporter, producing the protein MLWFFSTVLTGAIAFAATNIDDLLVLMLFFSQASFTKTQIYLGQYLGLGGIVACSLLGFLGGLLIPQAWIGLLGLLPIFLGIRAIVTREEGDEIQGATLPNNPMTKFLLRFFQPDVLSVTIVTFANGGDNIATYIPLFASLDGQRLAIVLAVFVILVAVWCAIANWLASHPAIAPVLERYNRILVPIVLIGLGIYILIENETWKIFS; encoded by the coding sequence ATGCTTTGGTTCTTCTCAACCGTTTTGACTGGCGCGATCGCATTTGCAGCGACAAATATCGATGATTTGCTTGTCCTGATGCTGTTCTTTTCTCAGGCTTCTTTTACCAAAACTCAGATCTATCTCGGTCAGTATTTGGGATTGGGGGGAATTGTGGCTTGTAGTCTGCTCGGATTTTTGGGCGGCTTGTTGATTCCTCAAGCTTGGATTGGATTGCTCGGACTTTTGCCGATATTTTTAGGAATTCGAGCGATCGTCACTCGCGAAGAAGGGGATGAAATTCAAGGCGCAACGCTGCCCAATAATCCGATGACTAAGTTTCTGTTGCGATTCTTTCAGCCAGACGTTTTGAGCGTTACGATCGTCACTTTTGCCAATGGTGGAGACAATATCGCAACGTATATTCCGCTATTCGCGAGTTTGGACGGACAGCGACTCGCGATCGTATTAGCAGTGTTTGTGATTCTCGTTGCGGTGTGGTGTGCGATCGCGAATTGGTTAGCAAGTCATCCCGCGATCGCGCCTGTGTTGGAAAGATACAACCGAATCTTAGTTCCGATCGTTCTCATTGGCTTGGGAATCTATATTTTGATTGAGAACGAAACTTGGAAAATTTTTTCTTAG